In one window of Flavobacterium ginsengisoli DNA:
- a CDS encoding serine hydrolase — MKLTITIGLLLIAHLTFGQDRIQKIDSLLNSLYSKEKINGNFLIAEKGKVIYKHSFGLANETTKEKLNENSIFELASCSKQFTAMGIMILKERGKLNLDDDIKKYLPELSFYKGVTVRNLLNHTGGLPDYMQLMDSLFDKSKIATNKDIIDIFSKHQPKILFEANTKWEYSNTGYALLASIIEKASGMTYADYLKTDIFQPLKMKNTFVYNRRLSPKKIDNYAFGYVYSDSLKKYVLPDELKETKMVIWLDGIVGDGTVNSTVNDLLIWDRALYTNKLLTKEGMKAVFELTTLKDGAKRNYGFGWGIEENADFGKIANHDGGWPGYVTFIDRHLTNDKTIIILQNHSNVTIPSKAIRNILYNKPLPVQKIRKEISITTEELQKFVGTYEVEKDFEIKISLDKDQLFSQLTGQDAFRIFVESEMLFFYKVVDAQIQFEKNEKGEISNLFLLQNGKKIEAKRMK, encoded by the coding sequence ATGAAATTAACAATTACAATTGGACTTCTTTTAATTGCGCATCTTACATTTGGACAAGACAGAATTCAAAAAATTGACAGTTTGCTCAATTCGCTTTATTCAAAAGAGAAAATCAATGGAAATTTTCTAATTGCAGAAAAAGGGAAAGTTATTTATAAACATAGTTTTGGACTTGCAAACGAAACAACAAAAGAAAAATTGAACGAAAATTCGATTTTTGAATTGGCATCTTGTTCAAAGCAGTTCACAGCTATGGGGATAATGATACTTAAAGAAAGAGGGAAGTTGAATTTGGACGATGACATCAAAAAATACTTACCCGAACTTTCTTTTTATAAAGGTGTAACTGTAAGAAACTTATTGAACCATACTGGAGGTCTGCCAGACTATATGCAGCTTATGGATAGTCTATTTGATAAATCTAAAATTGCCACGAACAAAGACATAATTGATATATTTAGTAAACATCAGCCAAAAATATTATTTGAGGCAAATACTAAATGGGAATATAGCAATACGGGCTATGCACTATTGGCATCAATAATTGAGAAAGCATCAGGTATGACATACGCTGACTATCTAAAAACAGATATTTTCCAACCGTTGAAAATGAAAAATACCTTTGTTTACAATCGTAGATTATCGCCAAAGAAAATTGACAATTATGCTTTTGGTTATGTTTACTCAGATAGTTTGAAAAAATATGTTTTACCAGACGAATTGAAAGAGACTAAAATGGTTATTTGGCTTGATGGTATTGTTGGAGACGGAACAGTCAATTCAACTGTAAACGATTTACTGATTTGGGATCGAGCATTATATACCAATAAATTACTCACAAAAGAGGGAATGAAAGCAGTTTTTGAATTAACAACTTTGAAAGACGGAGCTAAAAGGAATTATGGTTTTGGTTGGGGCATTGAAGAAAATGCTGATTTTGGAAAAATTGCAAACCATGATGGGGGTTGGCCAGGTTATGTAACTTTTATCGATAGACATCTTACAAATGATAAAACAATAATAATACTTCAAAATCACAGCAACGTTACAATTCCTTCTAAAGCAATTAGAAATATTTTATATAATAAACCATTGCCTGTGCAAAAAATCAGAAAAGAAATTAGTATTACAACTGAAGAACTTCAAAAGTTTGTTGGGACTTATGAAGTCGAAAAAGATTTTGAAATCAAAATTTCATTAGATAAAGACCAACTATTTTCACAATTGACAGGACAAGATGCGTTCCGAATATTTGTAGAAAGTGAAATGTTATTTTTCTACAAAGTAGTAGATGCACAAATTCAGTTTGAAAAGAACGAAAAAGGAGAAATTTCAAATTTATTTTTATTACAGAATGGAAAAAAGATAGAAGCAAAACGGATGAAATAA
- a CDS encoding nuclear transport factor 2 family protein produces the protein MEGQIIELEKKYWNGVENNDYETVRNLTFFPCIVAGKNGIQSISEIEFKNMFDSGQTNKIKVLNIYDVKEKLIAENTAVIGYRLDFEIVDQSQKAPIKCVCTSTWVKENNKWACVMHTETELEIKS, from the coding sequence ATGGAAGGTCAAATTATAGAATTGGAAAAAAAATACTGGAACGGAGTTGAAAATAATGATTATGAAACAGTAAGAAATTTGACATTTTTTCCTTGCATAGTTGCCGGAAAAAATGGTATTCAGAGCATCAGTGAGATTGAGTTCAAAAATATGTTCGACTCTGGGCAGACTAATAAAATAAAAGTGCTGAACATCTATGATGTAAAAGAAAAACTAATTGCCGAAAATACTGCTGTAATAGGATATCGTCTCGATTTTGAGATAGTAGATCAAAGTCAAAAAGCGCCTATAAAGTGTGTCTGCACTTCGACTTGGGTTAAAGAAAACAACAAATGGGCATGTGTGATGCATACCGAAACAGAACTCGAAATAAAATCGTAA
- a CDS encoding SDR family NAD(P)-dependent oxidoreductase has translation MTKAKEEVIWITGASSGIGKSMAFEWSRLGYKVVLSSRRKELLDKVADTIRDSGGQALVIPCDIMEETSIENGVQQIIKEWGRLDVAIANAGFGVFGSIENLTAKDWNRQLQGNVTGLALTVKYALPHLKKSKGRIGLVGSVSAYLPNPNVGAYGASKAAVNSIGQTLQVELMGTGVTCTTVHPGFVVSEIARIDNDGVWHPEQQDLRPSSLMWPTDKVAKVMVQAILKRKRNYIFTDHGKLAVWLQRWFPGVMRSIISKGPKPDL, from the coding sequence ATGACAAAAGCGAAAGAAGAAGTAATATGGATAACAGGCGCTTCATCTGGCATTGGAAAATCAATGGCTTTTGAATGGAGCAGATTAGGATATAAAGTTGTTCTTTCGTCAAGACGTAAAGAATTATTGGATAAAGTTGCCGACACAATTAGAGATTCTGGCGGACAAGCATTAGTAATTCCGTGTGACATAATGGAAGAAACCTCTATTGAAAATGGAGTCCAGCAAATCATTAAAGAATGGGGGCGTTTGGATGTAGCTATAGCCAATGCTGGTTTTGGTGTTTTTGGTAGCATCGAAAACTTAACGGCTAAAGATTGGAACAGACAATTGCAAGGCAATGTTACAGGTTTGGCCTTAACGGTAAAATATGCACTGCCACATTTAAAGAAAAGCAAAGGACGAATTGGTTTAGTTGGAAGTGTAAGTGCTTATCTTCCTAATCCTAATGTTGGTGCATACGGAGCTTCGAAAGCTGCTGTAAACTCTATTGGACAGACTTTACAGGTTGAATTAATGGGAACAGGCGTTACTTGTACCACAGTGCATCCCGGATTTGTGGTTTCGGAAATTGCGCGAATTGACAATGACGGAGTCTGGCATCCTGAACAGCAAGATTTACGGCCGTCAAGTTTAATGTGGCCTACCGATAAAGTCGCAAAAGTAATGGTGCAAGCTATTTTAAAACGAAAGAGAAATTACATTTTCACAGATCATGGCAAACTTGCTGTTTGGTTGCAAAGATGGTTTCCTGGAGTGATGAGATCTATAATTTCAAAAGGTCCAAAGCCTGATTTATGA
- a CDS encoding CAP domain-containing protein, producing the protein MKKTLQKGLLIAFVLIINACSADSSEGMQTNYKDEIMANYTYSAVELETMKLINDYRMSRGLDSIQVKDYLSFKAEEHDNNMIESNLVSHNDFVSRSENIRKVLGAKNVGENVGYNYQSPEGVLNGWLNSPEHKKIIEGDFNYFGISMRISPDGKKYYTSIFAKI; encoded by the coding sequence ATGAAAAAAACATTGCAAAAAGGATTATTGATAGCATTTGTCTTGATTATAAATGCTTGTTCTGCTGATTCCTCTGAAGGGATGCAAACGAATTATAAAGATGAAATTATGGCGAACTATACTTATAGTGCTGTAGAATTGGAAACGATGAAATTAATAAATGATTATAGGATGTCAAGAGGATTGGATTCTATACAAGTAAAAGATTATCTTTCTTTCAAGGCTGAAGAACATGATAATAATATGATCGAAAGCAATTTGGTAAGCCATAATGATTTTGTAAGTCGATCTGAAAATATAAGAAAAGTATTGGGAGCAAAAAATGTAGGCGAAAATGTTGGATACAATTATCAGTCTCCAGAAGGTGTTTTAAATGGATGGTTAAATAGTCCAGAACATAAAAAAATTATTGAGGGAGATTTTAATTATTTTGGTATTTCGATGAGGATAAGTCCTGATGGTAAAAAATATTACACTAGTATTTTTGCAAAAATTTAG
- a CDS encoding PQQ-binding-like beta-propeller repeat protein: MKHKLVALLFVFAFANISAQAPASKTNYTNSKLPAEEAVTNKSLKPLKKISLDDTSILIYDYDGSLFSWDLEVESIVWTVKASDANSEMCANKITIQDGVVYIPFVNGEIYAVDNGTGAIFWKSRLGNIKDQIVLKDQTPIIANGKLFITAQNQNQSSNLYALDLKDGSLAWNYKLDTPNNDIEPLFFDNKIFTQSGNNVYCFEANTGKLLNQKSFDETMTGKPVTDGESVFIAGDKNWLYALKPNSLDVLWQFKIDENQNNVKERIVCHDKKLYFAGQGPEVSSIYAVDSKTGTQLWKTNFKGDNVEYIVKEVDNLWGYTQKKKLLN; the protein is encoded by the coding sequence ATGAAACACAAACTAGTAGCCCTTTTATTTGTATTCGCCTTTGCAAATATATCTGCACAAGCACCCGCCAGTAAAACCAATTATACCAACAGCAAATTACCTGCAGAAGAAGCTGTTACTAACAAGTCTCTAAAACCACTAAAAAAAATCTCTTTAGACGATACTTCTATTTTAATTTACGACTACGACGGTTCTCTTTTTTCATGGGATCTGGAAGTTGAAAGTATTGTTTGGACCGTAAAAGCTTCGGATGCTAATTCTGAAATGTGTGCCAATAAAATAACGATACAAGACGGAGTTGTATATATTCCGTTTGTTAATGGCGAAATTTATGCTGTAGATAACGGAACGGGCGCTATTTTTTGGAAATCAAGATTAGGCAACATCAAAGATCAGATTGTTCTAAAAGATCAAACTCCAATTATTGCTAACGGAAAATTATTTATAACTGCTCAAAATCAAAATCAGAGCAGTAATTTATACGCTTTAGACTTAAAAGATGGAAGCTTGGCTTGGAACTACAAATTAGACACGCCAAACAACGACATAGAGCCATTATTTTTCGATAATAAGATTTTTACCCAAAGCGGAAACAATGTGTATTGTTTTGAAGCCAATACAGGCAAATTGCTAAACCAAAAAAGTTTTGACGAAACTATGACTGGAAAACCCGTCACTGATGGAGAAAGTGTTTTTATAGCTGGCGACAAAAATTGGCTCTACGCATTAAAACCAAATAGCTTGGATGTTTTATGGCAATTTAAAATAGACGAAAACCAAAACAACGTTAAAGAACGCATAGTTTGCCACGACAAAAAACTATATTTTGCAGGGCAAGGCCCAGAAGTTTCCTCTATTTATGCTGTTGATTCTAAAACAGGAACTCAGCTTTGGAAAACAAATTTTAAGGGCGACAATGTTGAATATATAGTTAAAGAAGTTGATAACCTTTGGGGATACACGCAAAAAAAGAAACTTTTGAATTAG
- a CDS encoding leucine-rich repeat domain-containing protein, whose product MKILITFSLVFAFSLSVLADTISDKEKEALIKLYHATNGLQWKTKWDLNLPVSTWYGVKTQNGKVVALNLADNNLQGELPEAFYDLVNLESLNLEKNKIEGSLSPSVFNLKELELLNIANNKLSGVIPASICQLAKLKDLELFMNAISGELPSEIGKLNKLEILAVFNNEINGKLPVSIYKISGLKVLLLNNNKLSGSLTNEIMNLNALQNFSLFDNDFTGAIPIEIEKLANLKELNLSYNKFTGEVSKKIALLDVLNMTMMDENGNPFLLEINQENKLQ is encoded by the coding sequence ATGAAAATTTTAATTACATTTTCTTTAGTGTTTGCTTTTTCGCTAAGTGTTTTGGCAGATACCATTTCGGATAAAGAAAAAGAAGCGCTTATAAAATTATATCACGCAACAAATGGTTTGCAGTGGAAAACAAAGTGGGATTTAAATCTGCCAGTTTCTACTTGGTATGGGGTTAAAACTCAAAATGGAAAAGTAGTGGCACTTAATTTAGCAGATAATAATCTGCAAGGCGAATTGCCCGAAGCTTTTTACGATCTTGTAAATTTAGAATCGCTAAATCTGGAGAAGAATAAAATTGAAGGGAGTTTGTCTCCTTCGGTTTTTAATTTGAAAGAATTAGAATTGCTCAATATTGCTAATAATAAATTGTCTGGCGTAATTCCGGCTTCAATTTGTCAATTAGCCAAATTGAAAGACTTGGAGCTTTTTATGAATGCTATTTCAGGAGAGCTTCCGTCAGAAATTGGAAAGTTGAATAAGCTCGAAATTTTAGCCGTTTTTAATAACGAAATTAACGGAAAACTGCCTGTTTCGATTTATAAAATTTCTGGATTAAAAGTGTTGCTTTTGAATAATAATAAGCTTTCAGGAAGTTTGACCAATGAAATCATGAATTTGAATGCGCTGCAGAATTTCAGTTTGTTTGATAATGATTTTACAGGAGCGATTCCGATAGAAATTGAAAAGCTTGCCAATCTGAAAGAATTGAATCTTTCGTACAATAAGTTTACGGGCGAAGTTTCAAAAAAAATAGCACTATTAGATGTGTTGAATATGACAATGATGGATGAGAACGGAAATCCATTTTTATTAGAAATAAACCAAGAAAATAAATTACAATAG
- a CDS encoding DUF1761 domain-containing protein, whose protein sequence is MPYLLRAIVTLVTGFIWYSPKVFGTIWMKENNLTQEELRKGNMLKIFGLTYLFSLMITMTLMSLTIHQSGAIGMVGGPPLMDSAKPSFAAFMADYGMAYRTFKHGALHGFMSGLFFAFPLIGINGLFERKSWKYIFIHAGYWMLTLTLMGGIICGFA, encoded by the coding sequence TTGCCTTATTTATTGCGAGCAATTGTAACACTAGTAACTGGTTTTATCTGGTACAGCCCAAAAGTATTCGGAACAATCTGGATGAAGGAAAACAATCTTACCCAAGAGGAATTAAGAAAAGGAAATATGCTTAAAATCTTCGGATTGACTTACCTCTTTTCTTTAATGATTACAATGACTTTAATGTCGCTAACCATCCATCAATCTGGCGCAATCGGAATGGTTGGCGGACCACCATTAATGGATAGTGCAAAACCTTCATTTGCAGCTTTTATGGCAGATTACGGAATGGCTTACAGAACTTTCAAACATGGCGCTCTTCATGGTTTTATGTCTGGATTGTTTTTTGCGTTTCCGCTAATTGGAATTAATGGTTTATTCGAAAGAAAATCTTGGAAATATATTTTCATTCATGCTGGATACTGGATGCTTACCCTAACTCTTATGGGAGGAATTATCTGCGGATTTGCTTAA
- a CDS encoding peptidogalycan biosysnthesis protein, producing MNTTYSFQIYKSASLLPLEWNSLATNNIFLTREYLEVLENSSPVNMTCHFIGLFEEEKLIGIVLTQFLFAEKLESFGERDKCLKTSVRNFALKNFASHVLFVGNNMLTGQNAFIFDKTIKESKAIKTLHKAINQLKKELKESGKKVHITSIKDFTAKEIEPLQAEFKNNYTFSTQPNMVFEINKNWKTEQDYIDALSKKYRDQYKRARKKSEGIVKQQMSLSDIKQYEDVIYDLYFHVAKNAPFNTFFLARNHFSFFKEIMGENFLLYGYFIDKKLIGFNTLIKNGDVMDTYFLGYDESVQREKMLYLNMLYDMIAYSIKKGFKEIVFARTALEIKSSVGAKPVKMYGLITHSNALINHNISRFFNYLEPKTEWQERNPFK from the coding sequence TTGAATACAACATATTCTTTCCAGATTTATAAAAGCGCATCGTTATTGCCTTTAGAATGGAACTCGCTAGCAACAAACAACATTTTTTTGACACGAGAATATCTCGAAGTACTGGAAAATTCTTCTCCGGTAAATATGACTTGTCATTTTATTGGACTTTTTGAAGAAGAAAAATTAATCGGAATTGTTTTAACGCAGTTTTTATTTGCAGAAAAACTCGAGTCTTTTGGCGAACGCGACAAATGCTTAAAAACCTCTGTTCGTAATTTTGCTTTAAAGAATTTTGCTTCGCACGTTTTATTTGTCGGAAACAACATGCTTACTGGCCAGAATGCTTTTATTTTTGATAAAACAATCAAAGAATCAAAAGCAATTAAAACACTTCATAAAGCGATTAATCAGCTTAAAAAGGAGTTAAAAGAAAGCGGAAAAAAAGTTCATATTACAAGCATAAAAGATTTTACAGCAAAAGAAATCGAACCGCTTCAAGCTGAATTCAAAAACAATTATACGTTTTCTACACAGCCGAATATGGTTTTCGAAATCAACAAAAACTGGAAAACAGAACAAGATTATATTGATGCTTTATCTAAAAAATATCGTGATCAGTACAAACGCGCTCGAAAAAAATCGGAAGGAATTGTAAAACAGCAAATGTCTCTTTCTGACATTAAACAATACGAAGATGTAATTTACGATTTGTATTTTCATGTTGCAAAAAATGCTCCTTTCAATACTTTTTTTCTGGCTCGAAATCATTTTAGTTTTTTTAAAGAAATTATGGGAGAAAACTTTCTTCTTTATGGTTATTTCATAGACAAAAAGCTAATCGGTTTCAACACTTTAATCAAAAACGGCGATGTAATGGATACGTATTTTTTAGGTTATGATGAAAGTGTTCAGCGTGAAAAAATGCTGTACTTAAACATGCTTTATGACATGATTGCTTATTCTATCAAGAAAGGATTCAAAGAAATTGTTTTTGCTAGAACCGCACTAGAAATCAAAAGCTCTGTTGGTGCCAAACCTGTAAAGATGTATGGTTTAATTACACATAGCAATGCTTTGATTAATCATAACATTTCTAGATTTTTTAATTATCTAGAACCTAAAACAGAATGGCAGGAACGTAATCCTTTTAAATAA
- a CDS encoding diacylglycerol/lipid kinase family protein: MKKNILFVVNPISGDLDKSDLIDAVETFAVIHHFDLKVYETTGNNDLKTIQSLYDESRPERIIVAGGDGTIKMVAEAMEEQDVIIGILPAGSANGLSVDLNLPNGIEENLKIAFLHHYIEMDMICINGKKSIHLSDLGLNANLVKNYEQSDVRGFWGYALQAFTTLKESEEPFVATISANNKTVQHVARMIVIANSQKYGTGVIINPNGAMNDGKFELVILKSLDLLLIGKIITGNMPIDSDDIVIISTDKAEIKTDYPVNFQIDGEYCGAQTSLKIDILHKQMKIAVP; this comes from the coding sequence TTGAAAAAGAATATACTGTTTGTTGTAAATCCTATTTCTGGAGACTTGGATAAATCGGATTTGATTGATGCTGTAGAAACCTTTGCCGTAATACATCATTTTGATCTGAAAGTGTATGAAACAACTGGAAATAACGATTTAAAAACAATACAATCTTTATACGATGAATCTCGGCCAGAGCGAATTATTGTTGCTGGAGGCGATGGAACTATAAAAATGGTTGCCGAAGCAATGGAAGAGCAAGATGTTATAATCGGGATTTTGCCTGCAGGCTCGGCAAATGGACTTTCTGTTGACTTAAATCTTCCTAATGGAATAGAAGAGAACCTTAAAATAGCGTTTTTGCATCATTATATCGAAATGGATATGATTTGCATCAACGGTAAAAAAAGTATCCATTTGAGTGATCTTGGGTTAAATGCAAATCTGGTTAAAAATTACGAACAGAGTGATGTTCGAGGATTTTGGGGTTATGCATTGCAAGCTTTTACAACGCTAAAAGAATCAGAAGAGCCATTTGTAGCAACAATTTCAGCAAACAATAAAACAGTTCAGCATGTTGCAAGAATGATTGTAATTGCTAATTCGCAGAAATATGGAACCGGAGTCATTATTAATCCAAATGGAGCTATGAATGATGGAAAGTTTGAATTGGTGATTTTGAAAAGTCTTGATTTGCTTTTAATTGGAAAAATTATAACTGGAAATATGCCAATTGATTCTGATGATATTGTGATTATTTCGACCGATAAAGCAGAAATAAAAACAGATTATCCTGTTAATTTTCAAATCGATGGAGAATATTGCGGAGCGCAGACTTCTTTAAAAATTGATATTCTGCACAAGCAAATGAAAATTGCAGTTCCTTAA
- a CDS encoding ABC-F family ATP-binding cassette domain-containing protein produces the protein MLNIHNLSVSFGGTYLFEEVTFRLGAGDRVGLVGKNGAGKSTMLKMLAGDFKPDSGVISQEKDIKMGFLRQDIDFEQGRTVLEEAYEAFTEIKIVEKKLEEINHQLVTRTDYESEEYGQIIEDLSDYTHRFDLLGGYNYVGDTEKILLGLGFKREVFNNQTETFSGGWRMRIELAKLLLQSNDVLLLDEPTNHLDIESIIWLENFLRNYPGVVVIVSHDKMFLDNVTNRTIEISLGKAYDFNKPYSQYLELRHEIREKQLATQKNQQKKIEETEKLIEKFRAKASKASMAQSLIKKLDKVERIEVDEDDNSVMNISFPVSKEPGKVVIEAEHVTKAYGDKTILKDISLLVERGSKIAFVGQNGQGKSTFIKALVNEFEYQGNIKLGHNVQLGYFAQNQAEYLDGEITLLQTMEDAATDTNRMKVRDMLGSFLFRGDDVEKKVKVLSGGERNRLALCKLLLQPINVLLMDEPTNHLDIKSKNVLKAALQKFGGTLLLVSHDRDFLQGMSNIVYEFKDQKIKEYLGDINFFLEAYNLENMREVEKKDVIKKEAPKEKEVAKVSYEDQKKGKALQNRLSKIESQIQQLEKQIQHDDKMLETNYDKHIEDASFFTAYNKKKQDLEQLLIDWEVVSEEIDSFNA, from the coding sequence ATGCTTAATATACACAATCTTTCTGTTTCTTTTGGAGGAACCTATTTATTTGAAGAAGTTACTTTTCGTTTAGGCGCTGGCGACCGTGTAGGTCTTGTTGGTAAAAACGGAGCAGGTAAGTCTACAATGCTAAAAATGTTGGCAGGAGATTTTAAACCAGACTCAGGAGTTATTTCTCAAGAGAAAGATATTAAAATGGGATTTCTTCGTCAGGATATTGATTTTGAACAAGGAAGAACCGTTTTAGAAGAAGCATATGAAGCTTTTACAGAAATTAAAATTGTAGAGAAAAAGCTTGAAGAAATCAATCATCAATTGGTTACAAGAACCGATTATGAAAGTGAAGAATATGGGCAGATTATAGAAGATTTGTCTGATTACACACATCGTTTCGATCTTCTTGGAGGGTACAATTATGTTGGTGATACAGAGAAAATCCTTTTAGGTCTTGGTTTTAAAAGGGAGGTTTTTAATAACCAAACTGAAACATTTTCTGGAGGATGGAGAATGCGTATAGAATTAGCTAAATTATTGTTACAGTCGAACGATGTATTGCTTCTGGATGAGCCAACCAACCACTTAGATATCGAAAGTATCATCTGGTTAGAGAATTTCCTTCGCAATTATCCTGGAGTTGTGGTAATCGTATCGCACGATAAAATGTTCTTGGATAATGTTACCAATAGAACAATCGAAATCTCTTTAGGAAAAGCATACGATTTTAATAAGCCATATTCTCAATATTTAGAGTTACGTCACGAAATTCGCGAAAAGCAATTAGCAACTCAAAAGAATCAGCAGAAAAAAATTGAAGAGACCGAAAAATTAATCGAGAAATTCCGTGCAAAAGCTTCAAAAGCTTCAATGGCGCAATCGCTGATTAAAAAGTTAGATAAAGTAGAAAGAATCGAAGTTGACGAAGATGACAATTCAGTTATGAATATTTCTTTTCCTGTTTCTAAAGAACCTGGAAAAGTAGTTATTGAAGCTGAACATGTGACAAAAGCATACGGAGACAAAACGATTTTAAAAGATATCAGTTTATTAGTTGAAAGAGGAAGTAAAATCGCTTTTGTTGGACAAAACGGACAAGGAAAATCGACTTTCATCAAAGCGCTTGTAAACGAGTTTGAGTACCAAGGAAACATTAAATTAGGACATAATGTACAATTAGGATATTTTGCTCAAAATCAAGCTGAATATTTAGATGGAGAAATTACTTTGCTTCAAACAATGGAAGATGCGGCAACAGATACAAACCGTATGAAAGTGCGTGATATGTTAGGTTCTTTCCTTTTTCGTGGAGATGATGTTGAGAAAAAAGTAAAAGTGCTTTCTGGAGGCGAACGTAACCGTTTGGCACTTTGCAAGTTGTTGTTGCAACCAATCAATGTGTTGCTAATGGATGAGCCTACAAACCACTTAGATATTAAATCTAAAAACGTTTTGAAAGCGGCGCTTCAAAAATTCGGTGGAACTTTATTGTTGGTTTCTCACGATAGGGATTTTCTTCAAGGAATGTCTAACATCGTTTACGAATTTAAAGATCAAAAAATTAAAGAATATCTTGGTGACATCAATTTCTTTTTAGAAGCGTACAATCTTGAAAATATGCGTGAGGTGGAGAAAAAAGATGTTATAAAAAAAGAAGCTCCAAAAGAAAAAGAAGTTGCAAAAGTATCTTATGAAGATCAGAAAAAAGGGAAAGCACTTCAGAACAGGTTAAGTAAAATTGAAAGCCAGATTCAGCAATTAGAAAAACAAATTCAGCATGACGATAAAATGCTAGAAACTAATTATGATAAACACATCGAAGATGCTTCATTTTTTACAGCTTACAATAAAAAGAAACAAGATTTAGAACAATTGTTAATTGACTGGGAAGTTGTTTCGGAAGAGATTGATAGTTTTAATGCATAG
- a CDS encoding DUF983 domain-containing protein, with product MFKRGSKLNSIITGSCPKCQKESMYEDKNPLHLSKVLKMNENCSHCGFKYQIEPSFFYGAMYVSYALNVAVGILAFIVSFVFFEATIEQSFIAIILTLVVLFPFVLRLSRNLYINMFVSYDPKAGQE from the coding sequence ATGTTCAAAAGAGGTTCCAAGCTAAATAGTATCATTACAGGAAGTTGTCCAAAATGCCAAAAAGAAAGTATGTATGAAGACAAAAACCCACTTCATTTAAGTAAGGTTCTCAAAATGAATGAAAATTGTAGCCATTGCGGATTCAAATATCAAATTGAACCTTCGTTTTTTTACGGCGCAATGTATGTTAGTTACGCACTAAATGTTGCTGTAGGAATTCTTGCTTTTATTGTTTCATTTGTTTTTTTTGAAGCAACAATAGAACAATCGTTTATCGCAATTATCCTAACATTAGTGGTTTTATTCCCTTTTGTATTACGCCTTTCGAGAAACCTATACATTAATATGTTTGTTTCTTATGATCCTAAGGCCGGTCAGGAATAA